In Methylomonas sp. MK1, the following are encoded in one genomic region:
- a CDS encoding c-type cytochrome, protein MTEQSPPRWASETFWKKTAIWVTGGSFVLLVILSFDSMKQISAGGPRVPAYSVINKDVSYRFDKAKQRYQPTIGDDAPLFGKTLSEAEAEKLVDHGKKTVQAKNCMNCHTLLGNGAYYAPDLTKAWLDQGWGAKESREQMMVNFLLDPEKNARTYGSNRKMPNLDITPPEAEAIVAFLKWMSSIDTNGFPHNFIALGEEDK, encoded by the coding sequence CCGCGATCTGGGTCACCGGCGGTTCTTTTGTGTTACTGGTCATTTTAAGCTTCGATTCGATGAAACAAATCAGCGCCGGCGGTCCCCGCGTGCCGGCTTACAGCGTGATAAACAAAGACGTCAGCTACCGCTTCGACAAGGCCAAACAGCGTTATCAACCGACTATAGGCGATGACGCACCGTTGTTCGGCAAAACTTTAAGCGAAGCAGAAGCCGAAAAACTGGTCGATCATGGCAAGAAAACCGTACAAGCTAAAAACTGCATGAACTGCCATACCCTGCTCGGCAACGGCGCCTATTACGCGCCGGACTTGACCAAAGCCTGGCTGGATCAAGGGTGGGGCGCCAAGGAATCTCGCGAGCAAATGATGGTGAACTTCCTGCTCGATCCGGAAAAAAATGCCCGCACTTACGGCTCCAACCGCAAGATGCCCAATCTGGACATCACGCCGCCGGAAGCAGAAGCCATCGTCGCCTTCCTGAAATGGATGTCGTCTATCGACACCAACGGCTTCCCGCATAATTTCATCGCGCTCGGCGAAGAGGACAAATAG
- a CDS encoding cbb3-type cytochrome c oxidase subunit I, whose translation MTLQAYQEKAEGCAANCKQRYAAFMANPNLSGGQKLAVHYFTVAMVLFMAQLLFGLLAGLQFIFPSFLYEILDFNVNRMVHINAMVVWMLYGFLGSVYWFLEDESGVPIVGLKWGQLAFWVLTGAVTIVVLVYLLIQIGSGTDTSLWLINEGREYIEAPRWADIGIVVVMLTFFYNVAATFAKGKWSGIAGVLTLDLVALAGLYLAGMFYVTNISVDQYWWWWVIHLWVEATWEVLVGCIMAWSLMKLLGVRRKVVQTWLYIEVALMFGSGILGLGHHYFWIGTPEYWFTIGGFFSALEPIPLVAMVVHSIYDAGAHKFKNSNHPALAWIIAHAFGNFLGAGVWGFMHTLPQINLYTHGTQWSASHGHLAFFGAYATINIAFFYLAAQQARGNVWMGGELANGWRWKAAAILLNLGVMGMTVALLIAGYEQSFIERAVEGSTWAGYFAAQNHPWFMQAMIWRMVFGLMTAVGGGLLLWDLLEIGKGEQRPAAVIDSEAVTH comes from the coding sequence ATGACGCTACAAGCCTATCAAGAAAAAGCCGAGGGTTGCGCGGCCAATTGCAAGCAACGCTATGCCGCATTCATGGCCAATCCAAATTTGAGCGGCGGCCAAAAACTGGCCGTGCATTATTTTACCGTGGCGATGGTGCTGTTTATGGCGCAACTGTTGTTCGGCCTACTGGCCGGGTTGCAGTTTATCTTCCCGAGCTTTTTATACGAAATCCTCGATTTCAACGTCAACCGCATGGTGCATATCAATGCCATGGTGGTGTGGATGCTGTACGGCTTTCTCGGTTCGGTATACTGGTTTCTGGAAGACGAAAGCGGCGTGCCCATCGTCGGTTTGAAATGGGGTCAACTGGCGTTTTGGGTGCTGACCGGCGCAGTCACCATCGTGGTGCTGGTTTACCTACTGATTCAAATCGGCAGCGGCACCGACACTTCATTGTGGTTGATTAACGAAGGCCGCGAATACATCGAAGCGCCGCGTTGGGCCGACATCGGCATCGTCGTGGTGATGCTGACCTTCTTTTACAACGTCGCGGCTACCTTTGCCAAGGGCAAATGGTCGGGGATTGCCGGCGTTTTAACTCTGGACTTGGTTGCCTTAGCCGGCTTGTATCTGGCCGGCATGTTTTATGTCACCAACATTTCCGTCGATCAATACTGGTGGTGGTGGGTCATCCATCTCTGGGTGGAAGCCACCTGGGAAGTGCTGGTGGGCTGCATCATGGCCTGGAGCTTGATGAAGTTGCTGGGTGTGCGCCGCAAAGTCGTGCAAACCTGGCTGTATATCGAAGTGGCCTTGATGTTCGGCTCCGGCATTTTAGGCTTGGGCCATCACTATTTCTGGATCGGTACACCGGAATATTGGTTTACCATCGGCGGCTTCTTCTCTGCGCTGGAACCGATTCCGCTAGTGGCGATGGTGGTGCATTCGATTTACGATGCCGGCGCGCATAAATTCAAAAACAGCAACCACCCTGCCCTGGCCTGGATTATCGCTCACGCCTTCGGTAACTTTCTCGGCGCCGGCGTTTGGGGCTTTATGCACACGCTACCGCAAATCAATCTGTATACCCACGGTACGCAATGGTCGGCATCGCACGGCCATTTAGCCTTCTTCGGCGCCTATGCCACCATCAACATCGCCTTCTTTTACCTGGCCGCACAGCAAGCGCGCGGCAATGTCTGGATGGGCGGCGAACTGGCCAACGGCTGGCGTTGGAAAGCCGCGGCGATTCTGCTGAACTTGGGCGTGATGGGCATGACAGTGGCCCTGTTGATCGCCGGCTACGAACAATCCTTTATCGAACGGGCGGTTGAAGGCTCAACCTGGGCCGGCTATTTTGCCGCACAAAACCACCCTTGGTTCATGCAGGCGATGATTTGGCGGATGGTATTCGGTTTGATGACCGCAGTCGGTGGCGGCTTATTACTCTGGGATTTACTGGAAATCGGCAAGGGCGAGCAACGGCCGGCGGCGGTTATTGACAGCGAAGCAGTAACCCATTAG
- a CDS encoding methyl-accepting chemotaxis protein produces the protein MLNRFSIATKLQLMSWFASLLLAGLALLGYHALNFLGDAAHRMGQGKDIVADILPPPLFLVEAQLMAEQLYHDKDKEPKYVRLKELKIEYDTRNRYWESTQGIPAQLKQAILGTQREQADQWWKELEERYIPAIKEGDVKTMDLAMERLDQQYERHHEALEETVKISNQYSNETLANLNQTVDSTTWYLVGLALLGAIAFVIMAYVIIHQIRYSLDQAEKVTGAIAAGDLTVVIPDAGDDEIGQLLRKLAQMRKNLHNLISDMHNGVFQLNRYSADLLEAAAQESIIANNGYEAACSMAATIEQLSVSLEQVNGNALDAKQVAFESGQRAESSTKVISSTAKEMQKISAIVVNAADYIRNLEAISSEITSIVDVIHGVAEQTNLLALNAAIEAARAGEYGRGFAVVADEVRTLAERTSTSSGEIKLMVEKIRQASKAAVQAMESGVTGVESGVALSSQAGQSVNEILDAQYRVTLSVDGISGALGQQSAATRDMAGRVEQISQNANSLAKTVEKTKQSAEQLAQQAASLDKLAARFKL, from the coding sequence ATGCTGAATCGTTTTTCGATAGCCACCAAACTTCAACTGATGTCTTGGTTTGCGTCTCTACTGCTGGCCGGCCTGGCGTTACTTGGCTATCACGCATTAAATTTTCTCGGAGATGCAGCACACCGTATGGGACAAGGAAAAGATATTGTCGCCGACATTCTACCGCCCCCTTTATTTCTGGTTGAAGCTCAGTTAATGGCCGAACAGCTTTACCATGACAAAGATAAAGAACCGAAGTATGTGCGATTAAAAGAACTGAAAATCGAGTATGACACCCGCAATCGCTATTGGGAGTCCACACAGGGTATTCCCGCCCAACTAAAACAAGCCATATTGGGCACGCAACGCGAACAAGCTGATCAGTGGTGGAAAGAATTGGAGGAACGCTATATTCCAGCAATCAAGGAAGGTGATGTAAAAACAATGGACCTGGCGATGGAACGCCTGGATCAACAGTACGAACGACATCACGAAGCATTGGAAGAAACAGTCAAAATTTCCAACCAATATTCCAATGAAACCTTGGCAAACCTTAACCAGACCGTCGACAGCACAACCTGGTATCTGGTCGGACTGGCATTACTGGGCGCAATAGCGTTCGTGATAATGGCCTACGTGATTATTCACCAAATCCGTTACAGCCTTGATCAAGCGGAAAAAGTCACTGGGGCTATCGCCGCCGGCGACCTGACGGTGGTAATCCCCGATGCAGGCGACGATGAAATCGGACAACTTCTCAGAAAGTTAGCGCAGATGCGCAAGAACCTACACAATCTAATCTCCGATATGCACAACGGCGTATTCCAACTTAATCGATATTCGGCGGACCTGTTAGAGGCCGCCGCGCAAGAATCGATTATCGCCAATAACGGTTACGAGGCAGCTTGCAGCATGGCGGCCACTATCGAACAGCTCTCGGTATCGCTCGAACAAGTCAACGGTAATGCGCTGGACGCCAAGCAGGTTGCGTTCGAATCAGGACAGCGCGCCGAGTCATCCACAAAAGTCATTAGCTCCACCGCCAAAGAGATGCAAAAAATTTCAGCCATTGTTGTAAATGCGGCCGACTACATTCGCAATCTGGAAGCAATCAGCTCGGAAATAACCAGTATTGTTGATGTGATTCACGGTGTCGCCGAACAAACCAATCTGCTTGCTCTGAACGCCGCGATTGAAGCCGCTCGAGCCGGCGAGTACGGCCGAGGTTTCGCAGTGGTTGCAGACGAAGTAAGAACCCTTGCCGAGCGCACCAGCACATCCAGCGGTGAAATTAAATTGATGGTGGAAAAAATTCGTCAGGCCTCCAAAGCCGCCGTGCAGGCTATGGAAAGTGGTGTAACCGGCGTTGAATCCGGCGTAGCGCTTTCCAGCCAGGCCGGCCAATCGGTCAACGAAATCCTCGATGCCCAATACCGCGTCACTCTGTCGGTAGACGGGATTAGTGGCGCACTTGGCCAGCAATCGGCTGCTACACGCGATATGGCTGGTCGGGTGGAACAGATCTCGCAAAATGCCAATTCGCTGGCTAAAACTGTAGAGAAAACCAAGCAGAGCGCGGAACAATTAGCGCAACAGGCGGCAAGCCTAGATAAGTTGGCAGCACGATTCAAATTGTAA
- a CDS encoding GTPase → MAYDYSELLTQARQWAAAAQAEGRLSAERAQLLTTIDARSTESLFAASQSDPDSRPLIVAFMGGTGVGKSSLLNRLAGQAIARAGIERPTSREVTLYHHQSLAINKLPAGLPLDSIKISQHNDAANSRIVWIDMPDFDSVELGNKRLVLEWLPHIDALLYVVSPERYRDNKAWQLLLSEGAKHAWLFVMNQWDRGQSVQYDDFKQQLGKAGFTDPLIFRTSCSEPDGDEFAALLAQLRQLSGKHSVVQLEQRGEQLRRQHLKQTLQQLAEDFSAQDYAQLQQNFDALWQHTEASLQQGLAWPIKQLAQFWAENLGQAADIKLWDDWAQNRLNDLLDELVLQAAQANIPSKPLKNALQGIRDNTEKNLTAQTELAGRQALLQPGNGAQRFLLKLTAICETVLPLAAMGAVGYQVFSGYYHSAADANATAYLGTDFAVHSVLLIGLSWLIPFFLHKKIQPSLQKAALKGLQKGLQQALAEVMAEIKQAMLSEQKRHEVLGQQLAGLIERCGAGPTMALENGSLLGRVLLVK, encoded by the coding sequence ATGGCTTACGATTACTCTGAATTGCTGACCCAAGCCCGGCAATGGGCCGCAGCCGCGCAAGCCGAAGGCCGATTGAGTGCGGAACGGGCGCAATTATTGACCACCATAGACGCGCGCAGTACGGAAAGCCTCTTTGCCGCGAGTCAATCCGATCCGGATAGCAGACCGTTGATTGTTGCCTTCATGGGCGGCACCGGCGTCGGTAAAAGCAGTTTGTTGAATCGTTTGGCGGGGCAAGCCATTGCCCGGGCCGGCATCGAGCGCCCCACTTCGCGGGAAGTGACCTTGTATCACCATCAAAGCCTGGCGATTAACAAGTTGCCGGCCGGGCTGCCCTTGGACAGCATCAAGATCAGCCAGCACAACGATGCGGCAAACAGCCGTATCGTCTGGATTGATATGCCGGATTTCGACAGCGTTGAACTCGGCAACAAACGTTTGGTACTGGAATGGCTGCCGCATATCGACGCTTTACTCTATGTAGTCAGCCCAGAGCGCTACCGCGACAACAAAGCCTGGCAACTGCTGCTGTCGGAAGGTGCGAAACACGCCTGGCTGTTTGTGATGAATCAGTGGGATCGTGGTCAGTCGGTGCAATACGACGATTTTAAACAGCAGCTGGGTAAGGCCGGTTTTACCGATCCCTTAATCTTTCGCACCAGTTGCAGCGAACCGGACGGCGACGAGTTTGCCGCATTGCTGGCGCAGTTGCGGCAACTCTCTGGTAAACACAGCGTTGTGCAATTAGAGCAGCGCGGCGAACAATTGCGCCGCCAGCACCTAAAGCAGACCTTGCAACAACTGGCCGAGGATTTTTCCGCGCAAGACTACGCGCAATTACAGCAGAATTTCGATGCACTATGGCAGCATACCGAAGCCAGCTTGCAACAAGGCCTGGCCTGGCCGATCAAACAACTCGCGCAATTCTGGGCGGAGAATCTGGGCCAAGCAGCAGACATCAAATTGTGGGACGACTGGGCGCAGAATCGCCTGAACGATTTGCTGGACGAATTGGTGTTGCAAGCCGCGCAAGCCAATATTCCCAGTAAACCTTTAAAAAATGCTCTGCAAGGCATCCGCGACAATACCGAGAAAAACCTCACCGCTCAAACTGAACTGGCTGGCCGACAGGCTTTATTGCAGCCCGGCAACGGTGCCCAACGCTTTCTGCTCAAACTCACCGCAATCTGTGAAACTGTCTTGCCTCTGGCGGCGATGGGTGCAGTGGGCTATCAAGTATTCTCCGGCTACTACCACAGTGCCGCCGACGCCAATGCCACTGCTTATTTGGGTACTGACTTTGCGGTACATAGCGTGTTGCTGATTGGCCTAAGCTGGCTTATCCCGTTTTTCCTGCACAAAAAAATCCAGCCGTCTTTGCAGAAAGCGGCGTTGAAAGGCTTACAGAAAGGTTTACAGCAAGCTTTGGCGGAGGTGATGGCGGAGATCAAACAGGCGATGTTGAGCGAGCAAAAACGGCATGAAGTGCTGGGGCAGCAACTTGCAGGGTTGATCGAGCGTTGCGGTGCCGGGCCAACGATGGCTCTGGAAAATGGAAGCCTGCTGGGGCGGGTATTGTTGGTTAAGTGA
- a CDS encoding GTPase, which produces MLEFIQLLKQRYQTVLQQLDKKNPQYLDYQQRIEQLLHGEAFIRKGELLDQNPGFPLQIAVIGPTQAGKSSVVNLLLDANAAGVSPLAGYTVQAQGFCHGLTPDDCDGMQHYFGRFQRLEQTELRPGRYDCYSLSPSPGASALLPACVCWDTPDFDSIDAADYREGVIRTIALADIVVLVVSKEKYADQSVWEMMKAIEVFQQPTLICVNKLNEGSEPVILDSLRQKWLQTRQDTLPIVVPLLFQKAPAVPSWPQSAAHAFADLAKKVTRHKHAARQQQLLSRYWLDWLQPVFAEHHAQHHWQTLVDQALAQAVKEYQRDYLNHPHHYETFQNALLNLLTLLEIPGIAKALGKTRRAMTWPFRKLFALGGGTPVNPTQELGVLNQLGEHLLIQIADRLLEKTETEPADSRWWKETAMALRQKRGDLLTSYRQAVTDYHSDFQQDVEASAQRLYVKLQEQPMVLNSLRATRVTTDAGALLLAIQAGGIGIHDLVITPLMLTITSLLAESAIGSYMHKVEAELKQHQLNTVKTALFDACLKQRLYLLPQGVLSPTRFNISEQQCHAAELALKEKKHGLRLL; this is translated from the coding sequence ATGCTGGAATTTATCCAACTTCTCAAACAGCGTTACCAAACTGTGCTACAGCAGCTGGATAAAAAAAATCCCCAGTACCTGGATTATCAGCAACGTATCGAGCAATTGTTGCACGGCGAAGCCTTTATTCGCAAAGGCGAGCTGCTGGACCAAAACCCCGGTTTTCCGCTGCAAATCGCCGTGATCGGGCCTACGCAGGCCGGTAAAAGTTCCGTCGTTAATCTGCTGTTAGATGCCAACGCCGCCGGCGTGAGTCCGCTGGCCGGTTACACGGTACAGGCCCAAGGCTTTTGCCACGGCCTGACGCCCGACGACTGCGACGGCATGCAACATTATTTCGGCCGCTTTCAACGTTTGGAGCAAACTGAGCTGCGGCCGGGAAGATACGATTGCTATTCCTTGAGTCCAAGCCCCGGCGCCTCGGCCTTGTTGCCGGCTTGCGTCTGCTGGGATACGCCTGATTTCGATTCAATAGACGCCGCTGATTATCGGGAAGGCGTGATCCGCACCATCGCGCTGGCGGACATCGTGGTACTGGTGGTGAGTAAAGAAAAATACGCCGATCAATCGGTTTGGGAAATGATGAAAGCCATCGAGGTTTTCCAGCAGCCTACCTTGATTTGCGTGAATAAACTTAACGAAGGCAGCGAGCCGGTGATTCTGGATTCGCTGCGGCAAAAGTGGCTGCAAACCCGGCAAGATACTTTGCCTATCGTGGTGCCCTTATTATTCCAAAAAGCCCCCGCCGTGCCGAGCTGGCCGCAGTCGGCTGCGCACGCATTCGCGGATCTGGCGAAAAAGGTTACCCGGCATAAACACGCCGCTCGCCAGCAGCAATTACTTAGCCGCTATTGGCTGGACTGGCTGCAACCGGTGTTTGCCGAACACCATGCTCAGCATCATTGGCAAACCCTGGTCGATCAAGCTTTGGCGCAGGCAGTTAAGGAGTACCAGCGCGATTATCTGAACCATCCGCATCATTACGAAACCTTTCAAAACGCTTTGTTAAATCTGCTGACCTTGCTGGAAATCCCCGGCATCGCCAAGGCCTTGGGCAAGACCCGAAGGGCCATGACCTGGCCGTTTCGTAAATTATTTGCCTTGGGCGGCGGCACACCTGTTAATCCCACTCAGGAGCTCGGGGTGTTAAATCAGTTAGGCGAGCATCTGTTGATTCAAATCGCCGACCGTTTGCTGGAGAAAACCGAAACCGAACCGGCCGATAGCCGCTGGTGGAAAGAAACCGCGATGGCGCTGAGACAGAAACGCGGCGATTTATTAACCAGTTATCGCCAGGCGGTAACGGACTATCACAGCGATTTTCAACAGGATGTGGAAGCCTCGGCGCAGCGTTTATACGTAAAACTGCAAGAGCAACCGATGGTTTTGAACAGTCTGCGCGCCACCCGCGTCACGACCGACGCCGGCGCCTTATTGCTGGCAATCCAGGCCGGCGGTATCGGTATTCATGATTTGGTGATTACCCCATTGATGCTGACCATTACGTCCTTATTAGCCGAAAGCGCCATCGGTAGTTACATGCATAAGGTAGAAGCCGAATTAAAACAGCATCAGCTCAATACCGTGAAAACCGCGCTGTTCGATGCCTGCCTGAAACAGCGCTTGTATTTGTTGCCGCAAGGCGTGCTGTCGCCCACCCGCTTTAACATCTCCGAACAACAATGCCACGCCGCGGAACTGGCGCTGAAAGAGAAGAAACATGGCTTACGATTACTCTGA
- a CDS encoding DUF6694 family lipoprotein, which translates to MKKASTVLVFLTCALLAGCNKSNQINGSSLKTVNRSISQIKEKLPLDQRIEFEVSFWTLRDEIRNNKEFLDAIDGKTPEQLVESGKELFAKRKAAGSKDYEKYDNWDQMISQYSQERIDQNRKKTPDQRDKNPPARVDYKMHSM; encoded by the coding sequence ATGAAAAAAGCGTCAACTGTTTTGGTTTTTTTAACCTGTGCACTTTTGGCTGGTTGCAATAAAAGCAATCAAATCAACGGCAGCAGTTTAAAAACGGTCAATCGATCAATCAGTCAAATCAAGGAAAAATTGCCGCTAGACCAACGCATCGAGTTTGAAGTGTCTTTCTGGACCTTACGCGATGAAATCCGCAATAACAAGGAGTTTTTGGACGCTATCGATGGCAAGACACCGGAACAATTGGTGGAATCTGGCAAAGAGTTATTTGCCAAACGTAAAGCTGCCGGCAGCAAAGACTACGAAAAGTACGACAACTGGGACCAAATGATTTCCCAATACTCGCAAGAACGTATCGATCAAAACCGCAAGAAAACCCCTGACCAACGTGACAAAAACCCACCGGCACGGGTCGATTACAAAATGCACTCCATGTAA
- a CDS encoding DUF2959 domain-containing protein, which yields MINFIKAILNKRLRKAYYQSRESLLGHQKRDIVVMQVGQACESLKDSRDQFVDALDKFKSIVNVQDSSMEQRYQQLKRRYDLCKGKADQVSQRIQAVEEISEALFNEWEAELALYSNRALKARSQQQLKKSRQQYARLLKALQTAETRMHPVLAAFQDQVLFLKHNLNAHAIAALRHEFMEIGVDISRLIEVMEKTISEASQFVAVLVEQKQLPAPVRR from the coding sequence ATGATTAATTTTATCAAAGCCATTCTGAACAAACGTTTGCGCAAGGCTTACTACCAAAGCCGCGAGTCCTTGTTGGGTCATCAAAAGCGCGACATCGTAGTGATGCAGGTTGGGCAGGCTTGCGAGAGCTTGAAGGACAGCCGGGATCAATTCGTCGATGCACTGGATAAATTTAAAAGCATCGTCAATGTGCAGGATAGTTCGATGGAACAACGCTATCAGCAGCTTAAGCGCCGCTACGATCTATGCAAGGGTAAGGCCGATCAAGTCAGTCAAAGGATTCAGGCGGTCGAAGAGATTAGTGAAGCTCTATTCAACGAATGGGAAGCCGAGCTGGCTTTATATAGCAACCGGGCCTTGAAGGCGCGCAGCCAGCAGCAGTTGAAAAAATCTCGGCAACAATACGCCCGGTTGTTAAAAGCCTTGCAAACTGCGGAAACCCGCATGCATCCGGTATTGGCGGCGTTTCAGGATCAGGTGCTGTTTTTAAAACACAACCTGAACGCCCATGCCATCGCTGCACTGCGGCACGAATTTATGGAAATTGGTGTGGATATTTCGCGGTTGATTGAGGTGATGGAGAAAACCATCAGCGAGGCCAGCCAGTTTGTTGCGGTTCTGGTGGAACAGAAACAACTGCCGGCCCCGGTGCGCAGATAA
- a CDS encoding amino acid kinase family protein: MTCVIKLGGSLLETAALPACLAAIANRAGPIVIVPGGGTFAEQVRIAQSQWRFDDIAAHRMAILAMQQMALLIQSLMPEFAIVADAESIRCASQVKPVLIWSPQVKQLDQAGIAASWDITSDSLAAWLAGYIKADELIIVKSAAIPEQASLLGLQQQGILDAAFTRFTAQAHYKIKVINKDRFLSHHD, encoded by the coding sequence ATGACTTGCGTGATCAAGCTGGGCGGCAGCTTGCTGGAAACAGCAGCCTTGCCCGCTTGTTTGGCAGCAATCGCAAATCGCGCCGGCCCAATTGTTATTGTGCCCGGCGGGGGAACGTTTGCTGAACAAGTGCGTATCGCGCAAAGTCAATGGCGTTTCGACGATATCGCCGCGCACCGGATGGCGATTCTGGCGATGCAGCAAATGGCCTTGTTGATCCAGAGCCTAATGCCCGAGTTTGCTATCGTCGCCGATGCGGAAAGTATACGTTGTGCATCGCAAGTCAAACCGGTGCTGATCTGGTCTCCGCAAGTCAAGCAATTAGATCAAGCCGGGATTGCCGCTAGCTGGGATATAACGTCCGATAGTTTGGCGGCCTGGTTGGCTGGCTATATCAAAGCCGATGAGCTAATTATCGTTAAATCGGCGGCGATTCCGGAGCAAGCGAGTTTGCTGGGCTTACAGCAACAAGGCATACTCGACGCTGCTTTTACACGCTTCACCGCCCAGGCACACTACAAAATCAAAGTGATTAATAAAGACCGTTTCCTGTCCCACCATGATTAA
- the pabB gene encoding aminodeoxychorismate synthase component I translates to MPLAKPIKQSLPYFQDSATLFAPLAQQPWAVFLDSTQPHSKQDRFDIIAYAPIATLQTRGNITLIERDGVISESAEDPFELLKQQLGAPLASVDGLPFNGGAIGYFAYDLARRIERLPAMAADAEQLPEMAVGIYRWAVIVDHQRRQSWLVSIDLPESEQQRLIAEFSAISKPADTAEFKVLHAPRANMDKDAYTTAFRRIKYYLKEGDCYQINLTQRFESPCQGESWQAYQVLRQINAAPFSAYLNFPDVQVLSSSPERFLKVTDGAVETKPIKGTRPRRSDWEEDQAQIEDLVSSTKDRAENVMIVDLLRNDLGKSCKKGSVWVPSLFSVESYTTVHHLVSTVTGQLAAGQHAIDLLRSCFPGGSITGAPKIRAMEIIEELEPHRRGIYCGAIGYIGFDGNMDTNIAIRTLVHNHGTIRFWAGGGIVNDSVLDEEYQECFDKAAALLQLLKQFSA, encoded by the coding sequence ATGCCTTTAGCAAAACCCATCAAACAATCGCTGCCTTATTTTCAAGACAGTGCAACATTATTTGCCCCGCTGGCGCAGCAGCCTTGGGCAGTATTTCTGGATAGCACCCAGCCGCATAGCAAGCAGGATAGGTTCGACATCATCGCCTACGCCCCAATCGCAACCCTGCAAACACGTGGCAATATTACCCTTATCGAACGCGATGGCGTGATTAGCGAAAGCGCGGAGGATCCTTTCGAGTTATTGAAACAGCAATTAGGTGCGCCTTTGGCCAGTGTGGACGGTTTGCCGTTCAACGGTGGGGCGATCGGTTATTTTGCTTACGATCTTGCCAGACGCATAGAGCGACTGCCGGCTATGGCCGCCGACGCCGAACAACTGCCGGAAATGGCGGTGGGCATTTACCGCTGGGCGGTGATTGTCGATCATCAGCGTCGGCAAAGCTGGTTGGTCAGTATCGATTTACCGGAAAGTGAGCAGCAAAGACTAATCGCCGAATTCAGCGCGATTTCTAAACCGGCTGACACTGCGGAATTTAAAGTGCTGCACGCGCCGCGCGCCAATATGGACAAAGATGCTTACACCACGGCTTTTCGGCGTATCAAATATTATTTGAAAGAGGGCGATTGTTATCAGATTAATTTGACCCAGCGCTTCGAAAGCCCTTGTCAGGGCGAGTCCTGGCAAGCCTATCAAGTATTGCGGCAGATCAACGCCGCACCTTTTAGTGCCTATCTCAATTTCCCGGATGTGCAGGTTTTAAGTTCTTCGCCGGAACGCTTTTTAAAAGTTACCGACGGCGCGGTGGAAACCAAACCCATCAAAGGTACCAGGCCGCGTCGAAGCGACTGGGAAGAAGATCAGGCGCAGATCGAAGACTTAGTATCCAGCACCAAAGACCGGGCTGAGAATGTGATGATCGTCGATCTGTTACGCAACGATTTGGGTAAAAGCTGCAAGAAGGGTTCGGTATGGGTGCCTAGTCTGTTCTCGGTAGAAAGCTATACCACCGTACATCATTTGGTAAGTACCGTCACGGGCCAGCTTGCCGCCGGTCAACATGCCATCGATTTATTGCGCAGCTGTTTCCCGGGGGGCTCGATTACCGGCGCGCCGAAGATCCGGGCGATGGAGATTATCGAGGAGTTGGAACCGCATCGGCGCGGCATCTATTGCGGTGCAATTGGTTATATAGGCTTTGACGGCAATATGGACACTAATATCGCGATTCGTACTCTGGTCCACAATCACGGCACGATACGTTTTTGGGCGGGCGGCGGCATTGTCAACGACTCGGTGTTGGACGAGGAATATCAGGAATGCTTCGATAAGGCCGCCGCCTTGTTGCAGTTGCTGAAACAATTTAGCGCATGA